The Megalobrama amblycephala isolate DHTTF-2021 linkage group LG7, ASM1881202v1, whole genome shotgun sequence genome window below encodes:
- the LOC125272873 gene encoding vegetative cell wall protein gp1-like — protein sequence MFGLRTKRQMTTKFSPFFLMFGREARYPSQIPDDYRVDSSVEENLSVEELTEDILKLDKVLQTAISNNKTTKSKQNKKTKGKATSNFHVGMKVWRLNVRSQQRKGGKLDPNYLGPYTIAAIEGKSVDLVDSQGVTIPKINTDHLMAYTEEHPRVPRKCSVDCSTTATTGLPSASSYGASPPPVPSPAPASPPPVPSPAPASPPPVPSPESPPPVPSPAPGSPPLVLLPAPASPPPVPSPAPASPPPVPSPESPPPVPSPAPGSPPLVPSLAYTPPLPSPASTSPVPSPASPPLIHVVSSAPSSPASPPPVPSLASPPPVPSPASPPLKHVVYSAPSSPASPPPVPSPASPPLIHVVSSAPSSPASPPPVSSPPSPPPVPSPPSTPPVPSPASPPLKHVVSSAPSSPASPPPVPSPASPPLKHVVSSAPSSPASPPPVHVVSSAPSSPASPPPVHEVSSAPSSPASPPLKHVVSSAPSSPASPPPVHVVSSAPSSPASPPPVHVASSAPSSPASPTPVHVASSAPSSPASPTPVHATASSGVVTSSGSSSSDIESRVKEAWEGKSVYVLLSKIGPFKLFYSDIHHTAPTQYFESEVS from the exons ATGTTCGGGTTGAGAACAAAGCGTCAAATGACGACAAAATTTTCACCCTTCTTTTTAATGTTTGGTAGAGAGGCGAGGTACCCCTCTCAAATCCCAGATGACTACAGG GTGGATAGCAGTGTTGAGGAAAATTTGTCTGTTGAAGAGCTAACAGAGGACATTCTGAAGCTTGACAAAGTTCTTCAGACTGCAATctcaaataataaaacaacaaagtcaaaacaaaataaaaaaacaaaaggcAAAGCTACCTCAAACTTTCATGTGGGCATGAAAGTGTGGCGGTTGAACGTGAGGAGCCAACAGAGGAAAGGAGGCAAGTTAGATCCAAACTACCTTGGGCCCTACACTATAGCCGCTAttgaaggaaaaagtgtggatCTTGTGGACAGCCAAGGAGTGACAATACCAAAAATTAACACAGATCACTTGATGGCATATACAGAGGAACACCCAAGAGTTCCACGCAAGTGTTCAGTGGATTGCTCCACCACTGCCACTACTGGACTGCCCTCTGCTTCTTCCTATGGGGCATCTCCACCGCCAGTGCCATCACCGGCACCAGCATCTCCGCCGCCAGTGCCATCACCGGCACCAGCATCTCCACCACCAGTGCCATCACCGGAATCTCCACCGCCAGTGCCATCACCGGCACCGGGATCTCCACCGTTAGTGCTATTACCGGCACCAGCATCTCCGCCACCAGTGCCATCACCGGCACCAGCATCTCCACCACCAGTGCCATCACCGGAATCTCCACCGCCAGTGCCATCGCCGGCACCGGGATCTCCACCGTTAGTGCCATCACTGGCATATACACCGCCATTGCCATCACCGGCATCTACATCACCAGTGCCATCACCGGCGTCTCCACCACTAATCCATGTGGTATCTTCTGCCCCCTCCTCACCGGCATCTCCACCGCCAGTGCCATCACTGGCATCTCCACCACCAGTGCCATCACCGGCATCTCCACCACTAAAACATGTGGTCTATTCAGCTCCCTCCTCACCGGCATCTCCACCACCAGTGCCATCACCGGCATCTCCACCACTGATCCATGTGGTCTCTTCTGCTCCCTCCTCACCGGCATCTCCACCACCAGTGTCATCACCGCCATCTCCACCGCCAGTGCCATCACCGCCATCTACACCACCAGTGCCATCACCGGCATCTCCACCACTAAAACATGTGGTCTCTTCAGCTCCCTCCTCACCGGCATCTCCACCGCCAGTGCCATCACCGGCATCTCCACCACTAAAACATGTGGTCTCTTCAGCTCCCTCCTCACCGGCATCTCCACCACCAGTCCATGTGGTCTCTTCTGCCCCCTCCTCACCGGCATCTCCACCACCAGTCCATGAGGTCTCTTCAGCTCCCTCCTCACCGGCATCTCCACCACTAAAACATGTGGTCTCTTCAGCTCCCTCCTCACCGGCATCTCCACCACCAGTCCATGTGGTCTCTTCAGCTCCCTCCTCACCGGCATCTCCACCACCAGTCCATGTGGCCTCTTCTGCCCCCTCCTCACCGGCATCTCCAACACCAGTCCATGTGGCCTCTTCTGCCCCCTCCTCACCGGCATCTCCAACACCAGTCCATGCCACAGCATCCTCAGGAGTTGTGACTTCATCAGGGTCCAGCTCTTCAGACATAGAATCAC gAGTCAAAGAAGcctgggaaggaaaaagtgtgtaTGTGCTACTCTCAAAAATAGGGCCATTCAAACTGTTTTACTCGGATATTCATCACACTGCACCCACACAATATTTTGAAAGTGAGGTGAGTTGA
- the LOC125272872 gene encoding LOW QUALITY PROTEIN: uncharacterized protein LOC125272872 (The sequence of the model RefSeq protein was modified relative to this genomic sequence to represent the inferred CDS: deleted 1 base in 1 codon; substituted 1 base at 1 genomic stop codon), whose product MWCALPRTAVSFRQTISFRHDTGAASKSIAGLMMTDGNYDHAIDLLQNRFGRKDLLINTHMTKLLNLCPVKKSHDVAALRQLYDECEVQIRSLESLGVVSEAYGSLLCPVLLQMIPDDIALQYSRQRGTSDEWKVSEVMEFLQQEILSRERAMQLIKPGNSKDSQSYHKPFKRPDTSIEMKQKKHHMPSAAVLQTTSQRIPNCLFCNSAAHKTELCPETDIAARKEKLMKMGRCFVCLGPKHIARFCKAKVCCNACGGRHHSAVCEKRETHISDADDKDDVVSSFASHSVKIQPTKQNNTVLLQTVRAWADGPGGRKSIRCLLDGGSQRSFISENTARALKLPVIKQETFTLHTFGSAAPITSRRNTVKVILQSIWDKEQKVEVEALETPQVCTAVMKIPGEHVQAELKRKGLQLADYPDPSTCDTGLSMLIGADYYWSIVSGHVERITDALVAIESIFGWSVQGPVTMSSVSDAACLHLQINEDTLVSERLKAFWEIESLGINMKQTDSPEEEEALHLFEKTTRYKDGRYEVELPWRPDKPELPDNYRIAKKRFEGLKRKLQSDVMLYHRYNEVVNDYLEQGIVEDVVEGRLSPNAVKYYMPHHAVLREDKVTTKLRVVFDASSHDISSPSLNDCLLTGPNLHPDLLSILIKFRLNEIAFTADIKKAFLQISLAEKDRDAVRFLWLTAPPHEDAGEKLRVLRMTRVVFGVSPSPFLLAATVRKHLKGYEAQLPEVVKIIKESLYVDDFISSASDVENAFSITTGARKIMSAAGMDLCKWTTNCAALKEKWKTTVSELAEETETHGSVLKVLGLVWRTKTDDFVFDLTALLDAVAKRENTKRSVLKLSARIFDPIGFLTPFTVRVKCLFQEMWIRGLGWDEQLPTDLAQEWQGWCSELPQIHHIIIPRWYGIRIXAQTRCQQLHVFCDASEKAYSTVAYLLRVADDGTKTTCLVASKSRVAPLKKISLPRLELMGAVIGARLGTSLLKPLNVELHQVHMWTDSMIVLQWIRSPAHKWKQFVSNRVSEIQSLTNPAMWSHCKGKFNPADLPTRGQTAAKLKESELWWKGPSFLTSPNLLEESDEEQSNEDVTNEQKQDQQIIVQLSSSSDQEGMEPVLDLMKYSKLKTVLRVTAWIKRFVHNASSSSKRCGELTVSEMFDAEKYWIKVTQDGSFSHEINLLKAGKTLNSDSKIRDLKPFLDEDELLCVGGRLQQSDFSYREKHPWILPSKDRYCELLVQHNHEFIMHSGLRDTLVQIRSRHWILRGRQIVKSILSKCSVCKRFKAKPAQQDTAPLPRDRLTESPPFEVTGVDFAGPLYVKSDRVQCKAYVALFTCAVTRAVHLELVSSQSTESFLLALKRFVSRRGLCRVIYSDNAKTFKRANQDLSELWQAIKDPQLLEYFSGKGITWRFIVERAAWWGGFWERLVRSVKTCLRKVLGRASLTFEEMSTLLSEVEATLNSRPLTFVHNELDEPQPLTPAHFLVGERLTSLPPKPFPADHDHPTVSKEDMTKRWRYRNLTHDQSLESLEKGLSTGPEICAFLQHTKT is encoded by the exons ATGTGGTGCGCGCTCCCGCGGACGGCAGTCAGTTTTCGGCAGACGATCAGTTTTCGGCACGACACCGGCGCTGCTTCAAAGTCAATAGCGGGACTGATGATGACAGACGGCAATTATGATCACGCGATCGATCTGCTTCAGAACCGGTTCGGAAGAAAGGATCTGCTCATTAACACGCATATGACTAAGTTGCTGAATCTCTGCCCAGTAAAGAAATCACATGATGTCGCTGCTCTGAGACAGCTTTACGATGAATGTGAAGTGCAGATCCGTAGCTTAGAATCGCTGGGTGTCGTTTCAGAGGCATATGGCAGCCTGTTATGTCCTGTTCTGCTACAGATGATTCCAGATGACATTGCTCTCCAGTACAGCCGTCAAAGAGGAACCAGTGATGAATGGAAGGTCTCAGAAGTTATGGAATTTCTGCAGCAAGAGATTCTGAGCAGAGAAAGAGCCATGCAACTGATTAAGCCAGGTAATTCCAAAGACAGTCAGAGCTATCACAAACCATTTAAAAGGCCAGACACATCAATTGAAATGAAGCAGAAGAAGCATCACATGCCGTCAGCTGCAGTACTGCAAACCACCAGTCAAAGAATACCGAACTGCCTGTTCTGTAACAGTGCAGCACACAAAACAGAACTGTGTCCAGAAACTGACATTGCTGCACGGAAagaaaaattaatgaaaatggGACGATGCTTTGTTTGTCTTGGGCCAAAGCACATTGCAAGATTCTGTAAGGCCAAAGTGTGCTGTAATGCGTGTGGAGGCAGACATCATAGTGCTGTGTGTGAGAAAAGAGAAACGCACATTTCAGATGCTGACGACAAAGACGATGTAGTTTCTTCTTTTGCTTCACATTCTGTTAAGATACAGCCCACTAAACAGAACAACACTGTGCTGCTTCAGACTGTAAGAGCATGGGCAGATGGACCTGGTGGACGTAAAAGCATTCGTTGCTTACTGGATGGTGGCAGTCAGAGAAGCTTCATCAGTGAAAACACAGCAAGAGCTTTGAAATTACCTGTGATTAAACAAGAAACGTTCACTCTGCATACTTTTGGCTCAGCAGCACCAATAACATCAAGGCGCAACACAGTGAAAGTAATTCTGCAGAGCATCTGGGACAAAGAGCAGAAAGTTGAAGTAGAAGCGCTCGAGACCCCCCAAGTATGCACCGCTGTGATGAAAATTCCAGGTGAGCACGTCCAAGCAGAGTTGAAACGAAAGGGCTTGCAGTTGGCAGACTACCCAGACCCCAGCACTTGTGATACAGGGTTGTCAATGCTGATTGGTGCAGACTATTATTGGAGTATAGTATCAGGCCACGTAGAAAGAATCACAGATGCACTTGTGGCCATTGAAAGCATTTTTGGATGGTCAGTGCAGGGCCCAGTCACAATGTCCAGTGTTTCTGATGCAGCATGCTTGCACCTACAAATTAATGAAGACACACTGGTCTCAGAACGTCTGAAGGCCTTCTGGGAAATCGAGTCCCTTGGCATCAACATGAAGCAGACAGACAGTCCTGAAGAGGAGGAGGCTCTTCACCTGTTTGAAAAGACAACTCGGTACAAAGATGGTCGATATGAAGTGGAGCTGCCATGGCGACCTGACAAACCAGAACTCCCAGATAACTACAGAATTGCAAAGAAAAGATTTGAAGGACTTAAAAGAAAGTTGCAGTCAGATGTAATGCTGTATCACAGATACAATGAAGTTGTGAATGATTACCTTGAGCAGGGCATCGTCGAAGACGTGGTGGAGGGCAGGTTGTCTCCAAATGCTGTGAAGTACTACATGCCTCATCATGCTGTTCTGCGGGAAGACAAGGTAACCACAAAGCTCAGAGTAGTGTTTGATGCCTCATCACATGACATTAGCTCTCCATCACTAAATGACTGTTTACTTACTGGTCCTAACCTGCATCCAGATCTGCTTAGCATACTGATAAAATTCAGACTGAATGAGATAGCATTTACCGCAGACATCAAGAAGGCTTTCTTGCAGATTTCTCTTGCTGAGAAGGACAGAGATGCAGTAAGGTTCCTCTGGCTTACTGCACCACCCCATGAAGATGCAGGTGAGAAGCTGCGTGTGCTTCGGATGACGAGAGTGGTGTTTGGAGTGTCCCCCAGCCCATTCCTTCTGGCAGCTACAGTGAGAAAGCATCTGAAGGGATATGAAGCCCAACTACCCGAGGTAGTAAAGATAATAAAAGAATCACTTTATGTTGATGACTTCATCTCAAGTGCAAGTGATGTTGAAAATGCCTTCTCCATAACTACTGGTGCAAGAAAGATTATGTCTGCAGCTGGCATGGATCTTTGCAAGTGGACGACCAACTGTGCTGCATTGAAGGAGAAATGGAAGACGACAGTGAGTGAACTCGCAGAGGAGACAGAAACGCATGGATCTGTGTTGAAGGTACTAGGCTTGGTATGGAGAACTAAAACAGATGATTTCGTCTTTGATCTGACTGCATTGCTGGATGCTGTAGCTAAAAGAGAAAATACCAAGAGAAGTGTTCTAAAGCTCTCTGCTCGCATATTCGACCCAATAGGCTTTCTTACCCCATTCACTGTGCGAGTGAAATGCCTTTTCCAAGAGATGTGGATACGAGGCCTTGGCTGGGACGAGCAGCTGCCCACAGATCTTGCACAAGAATGGCAAGGATGGTGTTCAGAACTTCCACAGATCCACCACATCATCATTCCTCGCTGGTATGGAATAAGAATCTGAGCACAGACACGATGC CAACAACTCCACGTGTTCTGCGATGCAAGCGAGAAAGCTTACAGTACTGTTGCCTACCTGCTGCGAGTAGCTGATGATGGAACAAAGACCACATGCCTTGTTGCTTCAAAGTCCAGGGTAGCCCCCCTGAAGAAGATATCACTGCCTCGTCTTGAGCTCATGGGAGCAGTGATTGGAGCAAGACTAGGAACCAGCCTGTTAAAGCCTTTGAATGTGGAGCTCCATCAAGTTCACATGTGGACAGATTCGATGATTGTTCTGCAGTGGATTCGCAGTCCAGCTCACAAATGGAAACAGTTTGTGTCAAACAGAGTATCTGAAATCCAGTCACTAACCAACCCTGCAATGTGGTCTCACTGTAAAGGCAAGTTCAATCCAGCTGACCTCCCCACTAGAGGTCAGACTGCAGCTAAACTGAAGGAAAGTGAACTCTGGTGGAAGGGACCTTCATTTCTGACCTCACCAAATCTGTTGGAAGAGAGCGATGAAGAACAAAGTAATGAAGATGTCACTAATGAGCAAAAGCAAGATCAGCAAATCATCGTGCAACTCAGTAGCAGCAGTGACCAAGAGGGAATGGAACCTGTGCTTGATTTAATGAAGTACAGCAAACTGAAGACAGTATTGCGAGTCACTGCGTGGATCAAACGGTTTGTGCACAATGCAAGTTCAAGCTCCAAGAGATGCGGGGAGTTGACTGTCAGTGAAATGTTTGACGCTGAGAAGTACTGGATAAAAGTGACTCAAGATGGCAGCTTTAGCCATGAAATCAATTTGCTGAAAGCTGGTAAAACCCTGAACTCTGATTCAAAAATCAGAGACCTAAAACCATTCCTTGACGAAGATGAATTGCTCTGTGTTGGAGGCAGACTGCAACAGTCAGACTTTAGTTACAGAGAGAAACATCCATGGATTCTTCCCAGCAAAGACCGATATTGTGAGCTGCTGGTTCAGCACAACCATGAATTTATCATGCATTCCGGTCTGAGAGACACGCTAGTACAAATTAGAAGTAGACACTGGATTTTGCGAGGCAGACAAATTGTGAAGAGTATTCTGTCCAAATGTTCTGTGTGCAAAAGATTCAAGGCAAAGCCCGCACAGCAGGACACTGCTCCATTACCACGAGACAGATTAACAGAAAGCCCTCCATTTGAAGTAACTGGTGTAGACTTTGCAGGTCCACTGTATGTGAAGAGTGATCGTGTGCAATGCAAGGCTTATGTTGCTCTGTTCACATGTGCCGTCACTAGAGCAGTGCATTTGGAGCTGGTTTCAAGTCAGTCAACTGAAAGTTTCTTGTTAGCACTCAAACGATTTGTTTCCAGAAGAGGACTGTGCAGAGTCATTTATTCAGACAATGCTAAAACCTTTAAAAGAGCAAATCAAGACCTTAGCGAGCTGTGGCAAGCTATCAAAGATCCACAGCTGCTGGAATACTTCTCAGGGAAGGGCATCACCTGGCGTTTCATTGTGGAACGAGCAGCCTGGTGGGGTGGATTTTGGGAGAGGCTTGTAAGGTCTGTGAAAACATGCCTGAGGAAGGTGCTAGGAAGAGCATCACTCACCTTTGAAGAAATGTCTACACTCCTCTCAGAAGTAGAGGCCACACTGAATTCTAGACCCCTTACCTTTGTCCACAATGAGCTCGATGAGCCACAACCACTAACACCTGCACACTTCTTGGTTGGTGAGCGACTTACTTCACTGCCCCCAAAACCATTTCCAGCAGACCATGATCATCCCACTGTCAGTAAAGAAGACATGACAAAACGGTGGAGATACAGGAACCTGACTCATGACCAATCTCTGGAATCGCTGGAGAAAGGACTATCTACTGGACCTGAAATCTGCGCATTCCTGCAACACACAAAAACCTAA
- the LOC125272874 gene encoding lymphocyte antigen 6E-like: protein MDLQISVFLLFILFTAGHSLSCYECNGLTGSCVDQMELTCPSGSTHCESLTAVTQIGHITSEEKRKGCVSACQNGSINLGLARMTTTCCNTDLCNLQDAPDPSNVPNGKKCYYCDGLTCSNTLSCSGDDDRCITARGKNLEKEDD from the exons ATGGATCTGCAAATCTCAGTTTTTCTTCTCTTCATTCTTTTCACTGCAG GACACTCTCTCAGCTGTTATGAGTGCAATGGTCTGACGGGTTCTTGTGTAGATCAAATGGAACTAACATGTCCTAGTGGATCTACTCACTGTGAGAGTTTAACAGCAGTGACACAAATTG GTCACATTACTTCTGAAGAGAAGCGTAAAGGATGTGTTTCTGCCTGTCAAAATGGGTCCATAAACTTAGGCCTTGCCAGGATGACTACTACCTGCTGTAACACAGACCTGTGTAACCTCCAAGACGCTCCAG ATCCCTCTAATGTCCCAAATGGAAAGAAATGTTACTATTGTGATGGACTGACATGCTCAAACACATTGAGCTGTTCAGGAGATGACGACCGCTGCATCACTGCAAGAGGTAAGAATCTGGAAAAGGAGGATGATTAA